In the Cucurbita pepo subsp. pepo cultivar mu-cu-16 unplaced genomic scaffold, ASM280686v2 Cp4.1_scaffold003551, whole genome shotgun sequence genome, TACAGAGTAGCTATAACGACAAAAGAGTCTCGGGAAACTCAAACAACATTAATGTTTCGACACGACATAGAAAAGTACGTAAAGATATCATTGTCTATATGCAATCTTCTGAATGTCGTCCCTATAATGCGAttgaaaaatttgataaatggacgaatttaaatgaagtaatAAGATGGGAGGAACTTACTTTATTCTCAAGTAAGACGTTGATATTTGAGGCAACGGAAAACCGCCCTTcctaaaacttttaataacaaaTCAGTCGTACGAAACTTAAAAGCCGATTTCGtattacaaatatttgatAGGTAGAGTATATTACCTGTCGTCCGAGGCGATTAACGTGAACCAAATTGGATTGTTTCTTCTACATTTAGCAGCCGATGCATCAAGAACGACCTGTGCCTGAGAACCTAGCTCACCAGATGCAGCTGCCTTGTTACGAGCAGTTGCCCGCAACCTTTTACGTTTCGTGGATTCTGGGAGTGATGTGGTTCCATTATTATGGTTATCTTTTGCCTTAAAGTTGCTTCCGTGCTCCTTAGTTCTTGTTTTGGGCGTATATAATCCGTAATTCGGAGCTCCAAGTAACAGCGCTTTCTCCTTAGTTTCTTGTGCATCGAGGTCGCCATCAGCAACAAAGGACGGTTCCAGTTTGGCCATTGATGACGCTTGGAAATTTGGCTTGGTAGACTTCGTTCGGTTAGCAGCTTCAACCAAACAATTCAAGGGTGTCCAGAGATCAGCTTTTCCTTCTACTGCTTCAAC is a window encoding:
- the LOC111786942 gene encoding E3 ubiquitin protein ligase DRIP1-like; translated protein: MAEPSNGLRHEDLENNVEAVEGKADLWTPLNCLVEAANRTKSTKPNFQASSMAKLEPSFVADGDLDAQETKEKALLLGAPNYGLYTPKTRTKEHGSNFKAKDNHNNGTTSLPESTKRKRLRATARNKAAASGELGSQAQVVLDASAAKCRRNNPIWFTLIASDDRKGGFPLPQISTSYLRIK